The proteins below come from a single Chitinophaga pinensis DSM 2588 genomic window:
- a CDS encoding inositol oxygenase family protein, with product MSANTFSNEELNPLQSIEQWEDDVLLRYPEPAVPETAKSKEEYRNYDNPGRDTVREFYRLNHHHQTYDFVQQKKKEFLSFSRKETPVWGAMEFLNTLVDDSDPDIELDQLQHLLQTAEAIRADGHPDWFVLTGFIHDMGKVLCLFGEPQWAVVGDTFPVGCQFSDKIVYPEFFADNPDAKDERYNTKYGIYSPNCGLNQVDLSWGHDEYLYQMMKDYLPEPALYMIRYHSFYAQHREEAYDHLMNDHDREMFDWVRKFNPYDLYSKSPKPPVISELKPYYESLIAKYLPDTIRL from the coding sequence ATGAGCGCAAACACCTTTTCCAACGAAGAATTAAATCCTTTGCAGAGTATAGAGCAATGGGAAGACGACGTATTGCTGCGCTATCCTGAGCCAGCAGTTCCGGAAACGGCAAAATCCAAAGAAGAATACAGAAACTATGACAATCCTGGACGGGATACCGTCAGGGAATTCTACCGCCTGAACCATCATCACCAGACGTATGACTTCGTTCAGCAGAAGAAAAAGGAGTTCCTGAGCTTCAGTCGTAAAGAAACACCGGTGTGGGGTGCAATGGAGTTTTTGAACACCCTGGTGGATGACTCAGATCCGGATATCGAACTGGACCAGTTGCAGCATCTCCTGCAGACTGCAGAAGCGATCAGGGCGGATGGTCATCCGGACTGGTTTGTGCTGACAGGCTTTATCCATGATATGGGAAAAGTGCTCTGTCTGTTTGGAGAGCCACAATGGGCCGTAGTGGGAGATACCTTCCCCGTAGGCTGTCAGTTCTCTGATAAAATTGTTTATCCTGAATTCTTTGCTGACAATCCGGATGCAAAGGATGAAAGATATAATACCAAATATGGTATTTATAGTCCGAACTGCGGACTCAATCAGGTAGACCTCTCCTGGGGACATGATGAATATCTGTACCAGATGATGAAAGACTATCTGCCGGAACCGGCGCTCTACATGATCCGTTATCACTCTTTCTATGCACAGCATAGAGAAGAAGCATACGATCACCTGATGAACGATCATGACCGAGAGATGTTTGACTGGGTAAGGAAATTCAACCCGTACGATCTCTATTCAAAGAGCCCGAAACCACCCGTAATCAGCGAATTAAAGCCATACTATGAAAGTCTGATAGCAAAATACCTTCCTGACACCATCAGGTTGTAA
- a CDS encoding sodium/sugar symporter, producing MNQSADTHHLGSLDYLVFFIYFIIVAGFGYYIFQRKRSKTASTKDFFLAEGSLTWWAIGASLIASNISAEHFIGQSGSGFALGLAISSYEWIAAATLIIVAIFFIPIYLKNKIYTMPQFLLERYNATVSTIMAIFWLVVYVLVNLTSIVYLGALAITAISGIPFFWCIIGLAIFALLVTLGGMKVIGYTDVIQVFVLIVGGLATTYLALQMVSNHFGYGDNILKGLAIVHERADTHFHMIFSSDHPYYKDLPGLSVIVGGMWINNLNYWGCNQYIIQRALGADLKTARNGILFAAFLKLLIPLIAVIPGITAYVLFKEGVFNDELRNAAGVVKPDLAYPTLMNLLPVGLKGLAFAALTAAIVASLAGKLNSISTIFSLDIYHRYFNKQASEKHLVRVGRVAVIVSMVIACIVAPALTTLDQAYQFIQDCVGYISPGILAIFLLGFFWRRTTSLAALLAAILTIPLSAILNFLPTWTKGAFPEYPFLDRMSIVFVFLVALMIIVTLLDKRSKDQKRIIVIDPALFRTTPVFIAGSVIITAILIVLYTVFW from the coding sequence ATGAATCAATCAGCTGATACACACCACTTAGGTAGCCTGGACTACCTCGTGTTTTTTATCTATTTTATTATTGTCGCCGGCTTCGGCTACTATATTTTTCAGCGTAAAAGATCCAAAACGGCAAGTACGAAGGACTTTTTCCTGGCAGAAGGCTCCCTGACATGGTGGGCGATCGGGGCCTCCCTGATTGCTTCCAATATCTCGGCAGAACATTTTATCGGACAGTCCGGTTCCGGTTTTGCCCTTGGTCTGGCCATCTCTTCCTATGAGTGGATCGCTGCAGCTACCCTGATCATCGTAGCCATCTTCTTCATCCCGATCTACCTGAAAAACAAGATCTACACCATGCCCCAGTTCCTCCTGGAACGGTACAACGCCACGGTGAGTACAATCATGGCCATTTTCTGGCTGGTGGTGTACGTACTCGTCAACCTGACCTCTATCGTGTACCTGGGGGCACTGGCGATTACAGCTATTTCGGGTATACCGTTCTTCTGGTGTATCATCGGGTTGGCCATCTTTGCCCTGTTAGTGACCCTGGGAGGTATGAAGGTGATCGGTTATACCGACGTGATACAGGTATTTGTCCTGATCGTAGGCGGTCTGGCTACTACTTACCTCGCACTGCAAATGGTGTCTAATCACTTCGGTTACGGTGACAATATCCTCAAAGGACTAGCTATCGTACATGAGCGCGCAGACACGCATTTCCATATGATCTTCTCTTCGGATCACCCATATTATAAAGACCTGCCGGGCCTCTCCGTGATCGTTGGTGGTATGTGGATCAACAATCTCAACTATTGGGGATGTAACCAGTATATCATTCAGCGTGCCCTGGGTGCGGATCTGAAAACTGCCCGTAATGGTATCCTGTTTGCCGCTTTCCTGAAACTGCTGATTCCGCTGATTGCGGTAATCCCAGGTATTACGGCTTATGTACTGTTCAAGGAAGGCGTATTTAACGACGAACTCAGAAACGCTGCCGGTGTGGTAAAGCCTGACCTGGCATACCCGACCCTCATGAACCTGTTGCCGGTAGGTCTGAAAGGACTGGCCTTTGCAGCACTGACTGCCGCTATTGTGGCATCATTGGCGGGTAAACTGAACAGTATCTCTACCATCTTCTCACTCGATATCTATCACCGTTATTTTAACAAGCAGGCAAGTGAAAAACACCTGGTAAGAGTAGGCCGTGTGGCTGTAATCGTATCAATGGTGATCGCCTGTATCGTAGCGCCTGCACTGACGACGCTTGATCAGGCTTACCAGTTCATCCAGGACTGTGTAGGATACATTTCTCCTGGTATCCTGGCCATATTCCTGCTGGGTTTCTTCTGGAGACGTACCACTTCTCTGGCCGCATTACTGGCAGCAATACTGACTATTCCATTGTCAGCTATTCTGAACTTCCTGCCTACCTGGACCAAAGGCGCATTCCCGGAATATCCTTTCCTGGATCGTATGTCCATCGTATTTGTATTCCTGGTAGCACTGATGATAATCGTTACATTGCTGGATAAGCGTAGTAAAGATCAGAAGCGCATTATCGTGATCGATCCGGCGTTGTTCCGCACTACACCAGTGTTTATCGCAGGTAGCGTGATCATTACAGCCATCCTGATCGTATTGTACACCGTGTTCTGGTAA
- a CDS encoding (-)-gamma-cadinene synthase: protein MPTITLPRIIYPFPSLINQFVTAAHEQNRQWVADFGFITTPEAMARFDRSRFAWLAARAFPHAGFHELCTIANFNTWLFMLDDQCDEAQLGKKAVYLEHVTDGFMNILKHNTPVDTVLGRSFTDIWERMQALGDTAWQTRFIRSMEEYFTSCHWEAGNRAADIVPTVAEYVTMRPYTGALFADVEAIEIIEKVYLPAHILQHFIVQRLVLACNNIVCWANDIFSCAKEARQGDVHNLVLVLQHERNSTLQEAVNETARMHNEEVKLFTALEKLLPSFGAEMDRELERFMAVLRSWITANYDWSYHDTGRYQVKEVEVVINS from the coding sequence ATGCCAACGATCACCTTGCCTCGGATAATTTATCCGTTCCCCTCTCTTATTAACCAATTTGTAACAGCAGCACACGAGCAAAACCGTCAATGGGTAGCCGATTTTGGCTTTATCACAACGCCCGAAGCTATGGCCCGTTTTGACAGGTCCCGTTTTGCCTGGTTAGCCGCAAGGGCATTTCCTCATGCCGGTTTTCATGAACTGTGTACCATCGCCAACTTCAACACCTGGCTGTTTATGCTGGATGACCAGTGTGATGAAGCACAACTGGGAAAGAAAGCCGTTTACCTGGAACATGTTACAGACGGCTTCATGAACATACTGAAACATAATACACCCGTTGACACCGTGCTGGGAAGAAGTTTCACCGACATCTGGGAACGTATGCAAGCCCTCGGCGATACCGCCTGGCAGACACGTTTCATCAGAAGTATGGAGGAATATTTTACTTCCTGCCACTGGGAGGCCGGCAACAGAGCGGCGGATATCGTTCCTACCGTCGCAGAATATGTCACCATGCGCCCTTACACCGGTGCATTGTTCGCCGATGTGGAAGCCATCGAGATCATAGAAAAAGTGTATCTGCCTGCCCACATCCTCCAACACTTTATCGTACAGCGTCTGGTACTCGCCTGCAATAACATCGTATGCTGGGCCAATGACATCTTCTCCTGCGCTAAAGAAGCCAGACAGGGAGATGTACATAATCTCGTACTGGTACTACAGCATGAACGTAACAGCACCTTGCAGGAAGCTGTCAACGAGACCGCCAGGATGCATAATGAAGAGGTAAAACTGTTTACCGCCCTCGAAAAACTGCTGCCTTCCTTTGGCGCGGAAATGGATAGGGAACTGGAGCGGTTTATGGCAGTGCTTCGCTCCTGGATTACAGCAAATTATGACTGGAGTTATCATGATACCGGAAGGTACCAGGTGAAAGAGGTGGAAGTAGTGATCAATTCCTGA